TTACTGATCTACATGAATAACCTTCCACTTGTCGACCTATGTACCACCTTGCGCCGCGGTTATCAGGCTGATGTTCCGATCACGCTTCTTCATAGGCTTGGATTGCCCGGAGAAGAGATCATCAGTGGGCATCTTGATACTATCGTTGCCAAGACCAGCGGTCGGGATTATTTTAATCTCGAAGATCCTACCGGTAAGCCTGCTTTAACGCTGGTGGTTGTGGGGGAAACCCTTGATGCCGAGGTGGATGGTTCCTGGTGGGATTATCGGCGTGAGCATATCTGGAAAAAACGTCATCAGGTTAAATTATGAGAATTATTTCTCCAGTTGATCATGCCCGGGAAGCCGTCTCTCTGCTTCAGGCCGGTGCCGATGAGCTCTACGGTGGTTATGTCCCCCATGCATGGCAACAACGGTTTGGTTTGTTGGCATCAATCAATCAACGCACCTTCGATGGCGCTCAGATTGACAGCTATGGCGGGCTCTGTACCGTGGCGCAAGCCTGTAAGGACTCAGGTGGACAATTTGCGTTGACGCTGAATACCTCCTTTTATACCGATGCGCAGCTTCCTTTGTTGCTCGATTATGTTGGTGAAGCGCTTGAGGCCGGAGTCACTAGCGTTATTTTGGCAGATCTTGGTCTGTTACGGACGTTAAAAGCTGAATTCCCCCGGCTCTTGTTTCATGCCAGTACGCTGGCGCATTTGACTAATTCCGCCGCAATTCGTTTTTATCAGGCCCAGGGGATCGGTCGGGTTATTCTGCCGCGTCATCTGAGTCTTGCCGAAATGGTTGAGATTCGTCGTCAGGTCCCTGATATCCCTTGTGATGCCTTTCTTCTCGTGGGCAAATGTCCCAATACGGAAGGCCTCTGTTCATTTCATCACAGCAGTGCCGACAAAATCTGGCCTTGCGAAATACCCTATCAGATAGAGCCGGTAGCTGAGCCGGTGTCTTTACCTCTGAAGCAGGCAATGAAAGCTCAAGCGAGCTGGGCGACGACCAACCGCCGTCACGGTTGTGGACTCTGTGCGATTCCGCAACTCATGCATGCTGGCTTCGACGGCTTGAAACTGGTCGGGCGTGGAGCGCCGACACAGAGAAAACTGATGAATATTTCCACGGCCGTCGAATATTCAAAGCTGGCGCTGGAAATCAAAGATTTTTCGACCTATCGGGAGGCAGCAATTTCTTCCCATAAGCGTATTTTCGGAGTATCCTGCAGCGAAAATGTCTGTTATTACCCGGAACTATTTGAACATTGTTGATTCAATCTTTTGCCCAGGGTGAAACCGATGCCAACTGACTGTCTTTTTTGTAAAATAGCTGAAGGGGAGATCCCGGTCACGTTTGTATACGAAGATGACCAGATCGTTGCATTTAATGATATCGAACCTCAGGCACCGCATCACATTTTAATTATCCCGCGTCAACATATCTGCACAACTCTCGATTTGACCAATGACGAGAGCTCTCTCGTTGGCCATATTTATTTTGTTGCCGGTGAAATTGCCCGTCAACTCGGATTTGCCGACGACGGTTTTCGCCTGGTGAATAATTGCAATAAGGCCGGAGGGCAGGTCATCTGGCATTTGCATTTTCATCTCCTGGCGGGCCGGCAGATGCTTTGGCCACCGGGTTGACACTGAAATAAACTTATAATTTACTAAGTTAATGACTAAAGCTAAACTTCTACATAAAGTTTAATTTCATGATGACTTTTGATGAAAAAACCGTTCAACGCATGACAACAGACATTTTGGAGCTGCTCGCGACTCACTACGGTGGTGGTATGTCCGAAGAGCTGTTTGAGGATGGACTCGATGCCGTCCAGCGTGCCCTCGATGTCGCACGTATATGTCATGCTGGACAGGTGCGTAAGTCAGGTGAGCCCTACATGTTTCACCCGCTGCGTGTTTCCCATCTAGCGGCAAGACACTGGATGGATTTTTCATCTGTTATTGCCGCACTCTTGCATGACGTTGTTGAAGATACTCCTGTAACAATCGAAGATATTCGCGCTGATTTCGGAGACGAAGTTGCCCTTTTGGTCGATGGCCTCACCAAGGTCGAATCGACCGAATTAAGTCGTGAAGAAACTAAAATGGAGTCTTATCGTAAACAGATACTGGCTGCCATTGCTGATGTACGTGTTCTGTGTCTGAAGTTCTGGGATCGCATCGATAATCTGCAAACAATTTCAGCTTTACCCCCCATCAAACAAAAACGTATTGCTGAAGAAACCCGCGAGATTTACGTCCCTCTGGCAAACCATCTGGGGATGGGTTATGTCGCAAACACTCTGGATTCGCTTTCACTCTACCTGCTTTATCCGCGTCGCGGTGTCAGTTTTGATCAACGTGTAGAGATGACACGCGATGAAAAAGCCAGTTTTTTACGCCGTGAAAGAGCTCTTATTATCAATGCATGTGAGCATCAAAAAGTTGGGGTACTGCTTAAAGACCGCTGGCGTCCTTTCTCGATTCTGGCGGCCCGGCAGTCCACACGTGGGTTTTCCGCCCTCTATACTCTGGAGGCGCAGGTTGATAGCACCATGGATGCTTATATATTTCTAGGTGTCCTGCATAGCCTTTATTCGCCGATCCCAGGAAAACTGCGTGATCACCTGGTCGTGCCTTCACAGCATGGCTATCAGTCACTCAAAACGACGGTTCAGGCGGGGGAGCAGAGGATGCGGGTTGAAATAACAACGCGCAAGCTGGCTCGTTTTAATGAATCCGGCGTTTTGGCGCCCGGGTTTGAATTCAGGCGGCAAAATTTTCGCAATCTTATGAAATCCCTGACTGAAGGCGAATCGGCTTTTGATACCCAAGCGCTGATTCTGGCCTCGAAGACGATACAGGTTTACACTCCGCTTGGGGAAAGCCTGGTCCTGCCTGAGGGGAGCAGTGCCCTTGACTTCGCATTCGACATTCATGAAACAGTAGGGATTCATGCGGTGAGAGCCCGGATTAACGGTCAGACTCGACTCTTGAAAACCCGATTGCTTGATGGTGATCAGATTGAAATTGAAACTTCGAAACAGGCCGAAGTTTTACCGAAATGGCTCGAGTGGGCGGTTACACCAAAAGCGCGGAACACCATCCGCCGTTATTTGCGGAAAAAGGTCAAAAAGCCTGATTAATTGAAAGTTATTTATGTTCAAGTGCGGGTTCTGTCTTTTGTTTTTGTTGGTATTTAGTGCGATCCCTTCCCCGGCCGATGTTCATGTTTTTATCTATCACCGGTTTAATGAATCCATCTATCCGTCGACTAATATTTCCACAGACGTTTTTGCTGCACAACTCGCTTACCTTAAAAAGGGTGGTTTCCAGGTTTTACCGCTCTCGCGTATTGCCCAATTGGTGGTTGACGGGGAGCCTCTTCCCGAAAAGGTCGTTGGCCTCAGCATTGATGATGCCTTCACCTCTTTTTCCAGCCAGGCATTGCCTTTACTGGAAGAATACGGTTTCCCGGCGACTCTGTTTGTCAATACGGCTGCTGTTGGGGACCACGGTTATCTCGATTGGTCTCAGTTGCAGGATGCCATGTCCCACGGAGTGGAAATAGGCAATCATACGGAGAGTCACGCCTATCTTGTCGAAATGAAAGCTGGTGAAACTGTGTCCCAGTGGCAGGAACGTATTCGAGCGGACATCGAACGGTCACAGCAATCATTAAAAGCCCATTTGGGGATCACTCCTGATATTTTCGCTTACACCTATGGCGAGTATACCCCTGCAGTGATTGGGCTTGTGCGGCAACTTGGATTTAAAGCCGCCTTTGCTCAGCAATCGGGCGTCATTTGCCGGCATTCAGATATTTGGACTCTACCGCGATTTCCCATGGGAGGACCTTATGCGACCCTTGAAGGATTCATTTCAAAACTCAATATGAGGCCCCTTAAAGTACTTGAGATTTCCCCAAATGATCCGGTTATTCGTCTGCAGAATCCTCCGGTTATGAAGCTAAGACTGGCCGACCCCGCTGTTGCTCAGGGGAAGATAAACTGTTTCGTGCAGGGGGATAATGTTTGCCACGCTGAAAAGGATCCTGAACGCATAAATGAAATTTTGGTACGCGCAGATAAGCCGCTCAGCGGCCGGCGGAACAAATATACTTTAACGGCTCTGGGAGATGACGGACGCTGGAAGTGGTTTAGTAAACTCTGGATTAATGCTCACCGGCCAGTACCCGCAATAAGTGATCAGCCTTGACGCAGTTTTGCGAAAGCAAAGCGTTGCAGATTGTTTTGCCGAATCAGATTTTGCAGATCGAGGACGTACTCTTCGCGGCGAGTCGAGTATTTTGACAGGCCCGCTGCGAGGGTCAGACCATTCAGCTTTTCCCCACGCTTCCGTGCTTCAAATCGGAGTTCTCTGAACTCAGCATAGGCACTGTGGGTATTGAGGTTGCGCAGGTAAGACCTGATCGAATCATAAAGGGTAGCAAAACGGCGTACCTCGTATGTCGCCCCTTCAGGGCGGTCCTCCGGTATGATGCCGGTCCCCGGGTTAAAGGTCCACTCGCCAAAGAGATTGTTCCCGAGTTGTGAAAAACGTGATGTTCCCCAGGCAGATTCATTGGCAGCCTGAGCAAGGGCCAGGCCGGGGGGGACCAGATCAATTCGGCGCTCCAGTAATGTCAGGGCCTCTGCTTCAGAGACGTCATTTTGTACGGAGTAACGTTTTTTCAGGGTTAAGAGAATGCTCTGCTGGTCACTGCTCAAAGGGGTGTTCTCGTTGATAAGCGTCTTCAGTTTAAACAGTTCGGTGCGCTCCTTGGAAATTTCCTGATTAGCCAGCAGGACCATTGGCAACATGGTCTGTAAGAACAGAGTTTTTCTCCGTGCCAGAGAGTTGACGTCAGAGATTTCAGCGGGCAGGGATTCAAAAATAATAGGTGGCACGCCGGCATTTAATCGTTTCATGTCATAACTGAAACGGATAAAGATATCTTCGAGGTCAACGACAGTCTTGGGATCAATAATGCGGATAGGTGTTCCGACGTAGGTTGGGGCAACGCTGTCAGTGCAACTTGCCAGAAGCAACGTTGTCGCACAGAAGAATAAAAGAAGTTGACCTGATTTTCGTGATAAATTGGCCATAGGCATTGATGCTCAATGGGTTAAGTTTTTCTTTTCGCGTTCAGAGAACAGAATAAGGACGGTATATATATAGCCGGTAACAGTCCACTGTCAATATGTGGAACAGTTATAAATCAGATCTTTAGCTTGATCTGTCTGTAACTAGCCAATATTTTATGAATTTCTGATTATAAACGGAGAGATTAATAATGAGATCCTACCGAAAGGAATTATGGTTTGAAATTCAAACGCGAAGAGGATTTCGTAATATCACTTCTGATGTTGAAGATTGTCTACGTAAGAGTGGGATAAAAGAAGGATTAGTCCTGGTGAATGCGATGCATATTACAGCGTCTGTGTTTGTTAACGATGATGAGCCCGGGCTGCACCGGGATTTTGAACGCTGGCTCGAAGAATTGGCCCCTCACTTACCGTTGTCCAGTTATCAGCATAATCGAACCGGCGAGGATAACGGCGATGCGCATATCAAGCGCACCCTGATGGGGAGAGAAGTTGTCGTCGCAGTAACGGCGGGGGCTCTCGATTTTGGGCCCTGGGAACAGATTTTTTACGGGGAATTTGACGGCCAGAGAGCCAAGCGGGTTCTGGTTAAAATTATTGGGGAGTAACATGCTTTGAGCCCGGGATAAGAGGATGGTGGCCACTCTTTCGGGTACAATGTTGACAGAAGGATTTTAAGTTATGAGTGAAACAATCAAAACTGCCAGCTTTGAGTATCTGATTCATCTAGCCAAAGAGAACCCTGATGGTGGATTCACCTTTGTTCTGGACGGTGAGACTTATCTGATCAAGGATGTGCTGGAAATCTCTGCCATTGCCAGTAAAAAGGGCTATATCGTTATCTACTGAAAAGAGGTGCTGTATGTCAGAAGGGGTCTGCTACACCTTTGAGGCGGCCATCGAAAAAGCGATAGAAATGGAAGAGAACGGCTTTCGTTCGTATTTGCGTGCGATCTCGATTCTAAAAAACAAACATGCACGTGAGGTTCTGCGCGATGCTGCCCTGGATGAAATGCGGCATAAGCAGGAGCTCGAAAAAGCTTTATTGAATGGCACGATGGAGGGAAGAGGTCAGATGCAGACGAGGGTGCAAACCATGAATCTCAACTACATGCTCGGACAGCAGACACTTAAGCCCGATGCCGATGTGCGTCAGGCTCTTGCTTATGCGATTCATATCGAAAAAGAAGCGATCGATTTTTATCAGCGCATGATTGAGGGCTGCGCAGGGGCACCAATGGTGCCTGTATTTCAACTCCTTTTGAATGATGAAGCACGGCACCTACAGCAATTGGAAAATATATACGAGGATCACTTTTTGACGGAAAATTGAGGCCAGAGCTAAGCGTGAGAGAATGCGTGGTGGTCGTCAGCAATTCTCTGGCAATATCAAACCAGCACTTAACAAT
Above is a genomic segment from Geopsychrobacter electrodiphilus DSM 16401 containing:
- a CDS encoding glucosaminidase domain-containing protein, with protein sequence MANLSRKSGQLLLFFCATTLLLASCTDSVAPTYVGTPIRIIDPKTVVDLEDIFIRFSYDMKRLNAGVPPIIFESLPAEISDVNSLARRKTLFLQTMLPMVLLANQEISKERTELFKLKTLINENTPLSSDQQSILLTLKKRYSVQNDVSEAEALTLLERRIDLVPPGLALAQAANESAWGTSRFSQLGNNLFGEWTFNPGTGIIPEDRPEGATYEVRRFATLYDSIRSYLRNLNTHSAYAEFRELRFEARKRGEKLNGLTLAAGLSKYSTRREEYVLDLQNLIRQNNLQRFAFAKLRQG
- a CDS encoding secondary thiamine-phosphate synthase enzyme YjbQ, whose amino-acid sequence is MRSYRKELWFEIQTRRGFRNITSDVEDCLRKSGIKEGLVLVNAMHITASVFVNDDEPGLHRDFERWLEELAPHLPLSSYQHNRTGEDNGDAHIKRTLMGREVVVAVTAGALDFGPWEQIFYGEFDGQRAKRVLVKIIGE
- a CDS encoding polysaccharide deacetylase family protein — protein: MFLLVFSAIPSPADVHVFIYHRFNESIYPSTNISTDVFAAQLAYLKKGGFQVLPLSRIAQLVVDGEPLPEKVVGLSIDDAFTSFSSQALPLLEEYGFPATLFVNTAAVGDHGYLDWSQLQDAMSHGVEIGNHTESHAYLVEMKAGETVSQWQERIRADIERSQQSLKAHLGITPDIFAYTYGEYTPAVIGLVRQLGFKAAFAQQSGVICRHSDIWTLPRFPMGGPYATLEGFISKLNMRPLKVLEISPNDPVIRLQNPPVMKLRLADPAVAQGKINCFVQGDNVCHAEKDPERINEILVRADKPLSGRRNKYTLTALGDDGRWKWFSKLWINAHRPVPAISDQP
- a CDS encoding histidine triad nucleotide-binding protein is translated as MPTDCLFCKIAEGEIPVTFVYEDDQIVAFNDIEPQAPHHILIIPRQHICTTLDLTNDESSLVGHIYFVAGEIARQLGFADDGFRLVNNCNKAGGQVIWHLHFHLLAGRQMLWPPG
- a CDS encoding HD domain-containing protein, which gives rise to MMTFDEKTVQRMTTDILELLATHYGGGMSEELFEDGLDAVQRALDVARICHAGQVRKSGEPYMFHPLRVSHLAARHWMDFSSVIAALLHDVVEDTPVTIEDIRADFGDEVALLVDGLTKVESTELSREETKMESYRKQILAAIADVRVLCLKFWDRIDNLQTISALPPIKQKRIAEETREIYVPLANHLGMGYVANTLDSLSLYLLYPRRGVSFDQRVEMTRDEKASFLRRERALIINACEHQKVGVLLKDRWRPFSILAARQSTRGFSALYTLEAQVDSTMDAYIFLGVLHSLYSPIPGKLRDHLVVPSQHGYQSLKTTVQAGEQRMRVEITTRKLARFNESGVLAPGFEFRRQNFRNLMKSLTEGESAFDTQALILASKTIQVYTPLGESLVLPEGSSALDFAFDIHETVGIHAVRARINGQTRLLKTRLLDGDQIEIETSKQAEVLPKWLEWAVTPKARNTIRRYLRKKVKKPD
- a CDS encoding ferritin family protein, whose translation is MSEGVCYTFEAAIEKAIEMEENGFRSYLRAISILKNKHAREVLRDAALDEMRHKQELEKALLNGTMEGRGQMQTRVQTMNLNYMLGQQTLKPDADVRQALAYAIHIEKEAIDFYQRMIEGCAGAPMVPVFQLLLNDEARHLQQLENIYEDHFLTEN
- a CDS encoding peptidase U32 family protein, whose amino-acid sequence is MRIISPVDHAREAVSLLQAGADELYGGYVPHAWQQRFGLLASINQRTFDGAQIDSYGGLCTVAQACKDSGGQFALTLNTSFYTDAQLPLLLDYVGEALEAGVTSVILADLGLLRTLKAEFPRLLFHASTLAHLTNSAAIRFYQAQGIGRVILPRHLSLAEMVEIRRQVPDIPCDAFLLVGKCPNTEGLCSFHHSSADKIWPCEIPYQIEPVAEPVSLPLKQAMKAQASWATTNRRHGCGLCAIPQLMHAGFDGLKLVGRGAPTQRKLMNISTAVEYSKLALEIKDFSTYREAAISSHKRIFGVSCSENVCYYPELFEHC